The window GGCATGAGGAAGTGACTTATGAAGAAGGTAGTGCCTAGGATTCTAACAAGTAGAGTAAAGGCATTAACACAAACGCTTAAAGAGGTTAGACACAGTGAATTATCAACATGGTTGAGCACAGCCCTAGAACTCCACGATTATCAATGTAATTGGCCAGACCCAGATATGGTACTATCAAACTATAGAAACGAAGAAGAGACAGCTAAGGATATTGTTTTGCTCATTGGTGAGTTGGTTAGGCATGTTGAGAAGTTGAAGGCTAGGGTTAGGTGGGGTAGCAATACCCTTGAGGGGCTGAGGAACTTAGGTAAGTGGCAAGGGTTAGTTCCGCCAATAGGTGAATGCAGTGAAGAGAATTAGACTACCCTTTGCACCTGGCATAAACGTCGACTTTGCTGATAGGGAATTGGCCCTTAGGCGTGTTGAGGAATGGGCTAATAAGGGTACATACCCTGTGCAGGTCGTCTATGGTCCTGAGGGTTGCGGTAAGACTGCTTGGCTTAGGCAGTCAGTCGAATTACTTAGGGAGCTTGGCTTTGACGTGATCTACATTAACCCCACGGAGAGTGGAGCCAGGGTGGAGCTTAGTGTTGTAGACCTACGTGAGAGACTCCTAGCCTTAGTACGTGAGGCCACGGAACAAGGCACTTGGGGTAGGGTTGCCTGGGCCATTATTGACATTGCCAGGTCGGCAATTGATGCTAGAGTCCGTAAACTAGCCATCATAGTGGACGATGTTTTCCAAACGATTGGCCTAGATAAGGCGGCATTGTACGTTAAGGGTCTCCTCGGCATACTAGAACATCCACCAGCCGAATACGAGAGGGTGATAACAATAGTGGCGACTAGTGAGGGAGTGAGCCTACGCGAGGTAGGGCGCCATAACTGGGCTGAATTCAAACCAATCTGGAACATGCCTAGGGAGGGCTTTAAGCAACTCTATGATCAAATACCAGGCGGCAAACCGCCGTTCGAGGATATGTGGCAAGTAACCGGCGGAAACCCAAGAACACTCCTCAGACTATACAAAAACAACTGGAACATGGAAAACACAGTAAAGGAGTTAATCAGGGAGAAGGACATAACACCACAATTCACCGCCAAGTGGAGAACCTGGCTCGAGAAGGCCGTTGAGGACCCAGACACCCTATGGAATCCCGATGCACCCGAGGAATTAATCAATGAACTCATTAGAATGAACCTAATACTCCACAACCTCCACGACAGAGACCCATGGTTCTGGGTCGACCAACCACCACCGGAGAAGGACCTAGAACTTGGTATTGGTAAGTACGTGGCATGGCAAACACCACTACACAGGGAAGCCGTCAGGAAGGCGCTAGAGAGCCTA is drawn from Caldivirga sp. and contains these coding sequences:
- a CDS encoding PaREP1 family protein is translated as MKKVVPRILTSRVKALTQTLKEVRHSELSTWLSTALELHDYQCNWPDPDMVLSNYRNEEETAKDIVLLIGELVRHVEKLKARVRWGSNTLEGLRNLGKWQGLVPPIGECSEEN
- a CDS encoding ATP-binding protein, yielding MKRIRLPFAPGINVDFADRELALRRVEEWANKGTYPVQVVYGPEGCGKTAWLRQSVELLRELGFDVIYINPTESGARVELSVVDLRERLLALVREATEQGTWGRVAWAIIDIARSAIDARVRKLAIIVDDVFQTIGLDKAALYVKGLLGILEHPPAEYERVITIVATSEGVSLREVGRHNWAEFKPIWNMPREGFKQLYDQIPGGKPPFEDMWQVTGGNPRTLLRLYKNNWNMENTVKELIREKDITPQFTAKWRTWLEKAVEDPDTLWNPDAPEELINELIRMNLILHNLHDRDPWFWVDQPPPEKDLELGIGKYVAWQTPLHREAVRKALESLKADGPSP